In Streptomyces qaidamensis, one DNA window encodes the following:
- a CDS encoding TDT family transporter — MVTAARPLAHPLSVCHLGPNWYATVMGTAVVATAGASLPPRVPGLRGVLVGVWALSLVLLLVLLAGRAVHWNRHRDQARAHLLDPATAPFYGCLAMALLAVGGGALTVGRDVIGLRAAVALDAVLFTTGTVTGLAAAVAVPYLMAVRHRVEPGQATPVWLLPLVAPMVSAAVGPPLVPHLPPGQARETLLVVCFALFGLSLLATLVMLPLVFARSLTGGPLPLALTPTLFLVLGPLGQSTTAVGAFADVAPGVVPEPYGEGFAALAVLYGVPVMGFALLWFCLAAAHVVRARRHGMRFSMTWWSFTFPVGTCVTGAEALARHTGLVAYAGPAVVLYAVLVAAWGTAVVGTARGLLRGELLAGPGPGPVAPRPVTARTTSGAVR, encoded by the coding sequence ATGGTCACCGCAGCCCGGCCTCTCGCGCACCCGCTCTCCGTCTGTCACCTCGGACCCAACTGGTACGCCACCGTGATGGGCACCGCCGTCGTCGCCACTGCCGGGGCCTCCCTCCCGCCGCGCGTGCCGGGGCTGCGCGGCGTACTCGTGGGCGTGTGGGCCCTCTCGCTCGTGCTGCTCCTGGTCCTGCTCGCGGGGCGGGCCGTGCACTGGAACCGGCACCGGGACCAGGCCCGCGCCCACCTGCTCGACCCGGCGACGGCACCCTTCTACGGCTGCCTCGCCATGGCCCTGCTGGCCGTGGGCGGCGGTGCCCTCACCGTCGGCCGGGACGTGATCGGCCTGCGGGCGGCCGTGGCGCTCGACGCCGTGCTGTTCACCACCGGAACGGTGACCGGTCTGGCCGCGGCCGTCGCCGTGCCGTATCTGATGGCCGTACGGCATCGGGTGGAGCCGGGGCAGGCCACGCCCGTGTGGCTGCTGCCGCTCGTCGCGCCCATGGTGTCCGCCGCCGTCGGGCCGCCGCTGGTGCCGCATCTGCCGCCCGGTCAGGCCCGGGAGACGCTGCTGGTCGTCTGCTTCGCACTCTTCGGGCTGAGCCTGCTCGCGACTCTGGTCATGCTGCCCCTGGTCTTCGCCCGGTCCCTCACCGGCGGGCCGCTGCCCCTCGCCCTCACCCCGACGCTGTTCCTGGTGCTGGGTCCGCTCGGGCAGTCCACGACGGCCGTGGGCGCCTTCGCGGACGTCGCGCCCGGGGTCGTACCGGAGCCGTACGGCGAGGGTTTCGCAGCCCTCGCCGTGCTGTACGGCGTGCCCGTGATGGGGTTCGCGCTGCTGTGGTTCTGCCTGGCCGCCGCCCATGTGGTGCGCGCCCGGCGGCACGGGATGCGGTTCTCGATGACCTGGTGGTCGTTCACCTTCCCGGTCGGCACCTGTGTCACGGGCGCCGAGGCGCTGGCCCGGCACACCGGGCTCGTGGCCTACGCGGGTCCGGCGGTCGTGCTGTACGCGGTGCTGGTCGCGGCGTGGGGCACCGCCGTCGTGGGCACCGCGCGCGGGCTGCTCAGGGGCGAGCTGCTCGCAGGGCCAGGCCCAGGACCCGTGGCGCCTCGGCCAGTGACGGCCCGTACCACGTCAGGTGCCGTCCGCTGA